One part of the Synechococcus sp. UW179A genome encodes these proteins:
- a CDS encoding inorganic diphosphatase, which produces MANLDQAPSRSMPNLLHVLPAFADESELRLNTIVELNSNTINKYELITETGHLKLDRVGYSSLAYPFAYGCIPRTWDEDGDPLDIEIVNVTEPLIPGSIVEARIIGIMTFDDGGEVDDKVIAVLADDKRMDHIKSFEDLGEHWKKETTYYWEHYKDLKKPGTCTVNGFFGTEKAIEIIKTCEARYVTEIDPKLVD; this is translated from the coding sequence ATGGCCAATCTCGATCAGGCTCCGAGCCGCAGCATGCCGAATCTGCTGCATGTGCTGCCGGCCTTTGCTGACGAATCCGAGTTGCGTCTGAACACGATCGTGGAGCTCAACTCGAACACGATCAACAAGTACGAGCTAATTACTGAGACCGGTCACCTGAAGCTCGATCGAGTTGGTTACTCCTCTCTGGCCTATCCCTTCGCTTACGGCTGCATTCCCAGGACCTGGGATGAGGACGGCGACCCGCTCGATATTGAGATCGTGAATGTTACTGAGCCTCTGATTCCAGGTTCGATCGTTGAAGCTCGCATCATCGGCATCATGACCTTTGACGATGGAGGTGAGGTTGACGACAAAGTCATCGCGGTGTTGGCGGATGACAAGCGCATGGATCACATCAAGAGCTTTGAAGACCTTGGTGAGCACTGGAAAAAGGAAACTACGTACTACTGGGAGCATTACAAGGATCTGAAGAAGCCAGGAACCTGCACGGTGAATGGCTTTTTCGGCACGGAGAAGGCTATCGAGATCATCAAGACCTGTGAGGCTCGTTATGTCACTGAGATTGACCCCAAGCTCGTCGATTAA
- a CDS encoding carboxypeptidase M32, with translation MAAGITAWDRLGSHLHETQVMDSITRTLYWDQNTQMPSGGSAWRGEQLALLARQLHARQSSEHYAQLIAEAREDWRIRANRVDRPEAISGQARNLDLLEQDLRRQQALDPDLVSALATAKSQGYDLWQQARSSSDFSLFAPALCRMVELRQEQARQLAEPRSCWETLAQPFEPDLTLERLQDLFAPLRRRLPELLEQLKGSPRPSSLSWDLPASTQQQLCDQLLTDWGRDKGITCVAASPHPFSITLGPRDFRITTRVVAGQPLSCFLATAHEWGHSLYEQGLPTATHQWFAWPLGQATSMAVHESQSLFWENRVARSQPFSELWWERFAAAGAPLESAADLWKAMNPMAPGCNRVEADELSYGLHILVRTDLELALLEQGLPVDDLPSEWNRRYRELLGVTPADDAQGCLQDVHWSEGLFGYFPSYLLGHLVSAQLSEAMTAAIGSPEEHVRRGDLSVMLGWLRDNVHPIGRALNAEQLVEQVSGRSLSSDPFLNYLEAKLERLCTARA, from the coding sequence ATGGCTGCCGGGATAACGGCCTGGGATCGTCTTGGCTCGCACCTTCACGAAACCCAGGTTATGGATTCCATAACCAGGACGCTCTACTGGGATCAGAACACCCAAATGCCAAGCGGTGGTTCAGCCTGGCGCGGTGAGCAATTGGCTTTGCTGGCTCGTCAGCTCCATGCTCGCCAGAGTTCAGAGCACTATGCGCAACTGATCGCAGAAGCCCGTGAGGACTGGCGAATTCGTGCAAATCGTGTGGATCGCCCTGAAGCCATCAGTGGCCAGGCCCGCAATCTGGATTTGCTTGAGCAGGATCTTCGGCGGCAGCAGGCACTTGATCCTGATCTTGTCAGTGCTCTCGCCACAGCCAAATCCCAGGGTTATGACCTCTGGCAACAAGCGCGCAGCAGTTCCGACTTTTCTCTTTTTGCGCCGGCTCTTTGTCGGATGGTCGAGTTGCGTCAGGAACAGGCCCGTCAGTTGGCAGAACCGCGAAGTTGCTGGGAAACACTCGCTCAGCCGTTCGAGCCTGATCTCACGCTAGAGCGGCTTCAGGATTTGTTTGCGCCGCTGCGCAGGCGTTTGCCCGAACTATTGGAGCAACTCAAGGGCAGTCCCAGACCGTCCTCTCTTAGTTGGGATCTGCCTGCATCGACTCAGCAGCAACTTTGTGATCAGCTGCTTACCGACTGGGGCAGGGATAAGGGGATCACATGCGTTGCGGCTTCGCCACACCCCTTCTCGATCACATTGGGTCCTCGTGACTTCCGCATCACCACGCGTGTGGTGGCGGGTCAGCCTTTGTCCTGTTTTCTGGCCACAGCGCATGAGTGGGGGCATTCCTTGTACGAGCAGGGACTGCCTACGGCCACGCATCAGTGGTTCGCCTGGCCTCTCGGCCAGGCAACGTCCATGGCGGTGCATGAAAGTCAGTCGCTGTTCTGGGAGAACCGGGTGGCCCGTAGTCAGCCCTTCTCGGAACTCTGGTGGGAACGCTTTGCCGCTGCGGGTGCACCTCTTGAGTCAGCAGCGGATCTCTGGAAAGCGATGAATCCGATGGCGCCGGGATGCAACCGGGTGGAAGCTGACGAACTCAGCTATGGACTTCATATCCTCGTGCGGACGGATCTTGAGCTAGCTCTGCTGGAACAGGGTCTGCCAGTAGACGATCTCCCGAGCGAATGGAACCGTCGATACCGCGAATTGCTCGGAGTCACCCCCGCTGATGATGCGCAGGGCTGTCTGCAGGATGTGCACTGGAGCGAAGGTCTGTTTGGCTATTTCCCTTCCTATTTGCTTGGGCACCTCGTTAGCGCGCAGTTGAGCGAGGCCATGACGGCGGCGATTGGTTCTCCCGAGGAGCATGTTCGCCGTGGAGATCTCAGCGTCATGCTCGGTTGGCTGAGAGACAACGTCCATCCCATAGGGCGTGCTCTTAATGCCGAACAGCTCGTGGAGCAGGTGTCCGGTCGATCTCTCTCAAGTGATCCCTTCCTGAACTATTTGGAAGCAAAGCTGGAGCGGTTGTGCACTGCGCGGGCTTGA
- a CDS encoding 4a-hydroxytetrahydrobiopterin dehydratase has translation MAALLSLQEREDLRSTLTRWQVGNERLKRQWQFSDFSEAFAFMTRVALLAESKQHHPNWSNVYNRVTIELTTHDLGGLSNLDAELARSIDALH, from the coding sequence ATGGCAGCACTGCTCAGCCTTCAGGAACGTGAAGACCTTCGCTCAACCTTGACGCGGTGGCAGGTGGGGAATGAACGCCTCAAACGCCAGTGGCAGTTCAGCGACTTCAGTGAGGCATTCGCCTTCATGACCAGGGTTGCCCTCTTGGCGGAATCAAAACAGCACCATCCCAACTGGAGCAATGTCTACAACCGAGTGACGATCGAACTAACCACCCACGACCTGGGAGGACTCAGCAATCTGGATGCAGAGCTTGCTCGGTCCATCGACGCCCTGCATTGA
- a CDS encoding GTP-binding protein — protein MTTSVKRAAVPVTILTGFLGAGKTTLLNHILSNQEGLKTAVLVNEFGEIGIDNELVVSTNEDMVELSNGCICCSINGELLEAVDRILNRPKPVEYLVVETTGLADPLPVAMTFLGSELRDSTRLDSIITLIDAENFGAEAIASEVGRSQVIYGDILMLNKTDLVDENRVKDVEQQLRDVKKDARILHSVKGDVPLPLLLSVGLFESDRVVNEGHDDGHSHDHGHSHDHGHSHDHGHSHDHGHSHDHGHSHDHGHSHDHGSADHLAIEGFTSLSFSSSDPFDLRAFQNFLDNHLPESVFRAKGILWFKESERRHVFHLAGKRFSIDDSDWNGARKNQLVLIGRGLDHDSLRHQLQECVVVPTDQ, from the coding sequence ATGACAACCAGCGTGAAGCGAGCCGCAGTGCCGGTGACGATTCTCACTGGCTTTCTCGGAGCAGGGAAAACAACACTGTTGAACCACATCCTGAGCAATCAGGAGGGTCTTAAAACGGCTGTTCTTGTCAATGAATTTGGGGAAATCGGAATCGACAATGAGTTGGTGGTCAGCACCAATGAGGACATGGTCGAACTGAGCAACGGGTGCATCTGCTGCTCGATCAACGGCGAGCTGCTGGAGGCCGTGGACCGAATCCTCAACAGACCCAAACCCGTCGAATACCTTGTGGTTGAAACCACGGGTCTGGCAGATCCACTGCCCGTCGCAATGACATTCCTCGGCAGCGAGCTACGTGATTCAACGAGGCTGGATTCAATCATCACCTTGATTGACGCTGAGAACTTCGGAGCAGAGGCCATTGCCAGCGAAGTCGGACGATCGCAGGTGATCTATGGCGACATCCTGATGCTCAACAAGACCGATCTTGTCGATGAAAATCGCGTGAAGGACGTCGAACAACAGCTACGTGACGTCAAGAAAGATGCGCGCATCCTCCACTCAGTGAAGGGAGATGTGCCGCTTCCCCTCCTGCTGAGCGTGGGTCTGTTCGAATCCGACCGGGTGGTGAACGAAGGTCATGACGATGGGCACAGCCATGACCACGGGCACAGCCATGACCACGGGCACAGCCATGACCACGGGCACAGCCATGACCACGGGCACAGCCATGACCACGGGCACAGCCATGACCACGGGCACAGCCATGACCACGGATCCGCTGATCATCTGGCCATCGAAGGCTTCACATCACTGTCCTTCTCAAGCAGTGATCCCTTTGATCTCAGAGCCTTTCAGAATTTTCTCGACAATCATTTACCTGAAAGCGTTTTTCGAGCGAAAGGAATTCTCTGGTTCAAGGAAAGCGAGCGACGTCATGTGTTCCACCTAGCTGGCAAACGGTTCTCAATCGACGACAGCGACTGGAATGGAGCCCGCAAGAACCAACTGGTCTTGATCGGTCGTGGACTCGACCATGACTCACTGAGACATCAGCTCCAGGAGTGCGTTGTCGTGCCTACTGATCAGTAA
- a CDS encoding iron ABC transporter permease, whose amino-acid sequence MADPLERGVLARARSLVSGRFLLVAGAVTIAFLALLPVIGLLGEGLSGVSNGNASLRPDGLLQIRGTVLLLLGTSLMGGVIGTANGWLLANCRFPGRRWLRIAQLLPLANPSYLLAATLVDIGSLEGITINGMGWGIVVMSLTTYPYVFLLSTESFTICGRRQLEACRSLGVGPWNSFRRIALPMALPAIGAGIALMGMEVLNEYGAVQLLGIPSLSAGIIEAWRIEGNPAGAVGLALITLCIVMLLLFGERRLRSRSRRWSEGVAGGESPAWMLSGGRAFAAQILGAVPPLITLGIPLLWGAMNWQQLATGLTPELLLLTLRTLGLALAATLLAGLAAMLLAIAKRWSPAKWLRGVTFLAGMGYAIPGAVLALALLVIGGPWQLSPILLLLWGYSDRFLAVNKGGIDAALERLSPSLDEAATGLGLRWPAVLRRVHLPLLRGPILVGSLLVFVDTVKELPLTFALRPFDFDTLAVRVFQYAGDERLAAAVWPALMILILGLIASSALVPRLDRDTE is encoded by the coding sequence ATGGCAGATCCTCTGGAGCGAGGAGTTCTCGCCCGTGCGCGCAGCTTGGTCTCAGGCCGCTTTTTGCTGGTGGCCGGAGCCGTAACGATTGCGTTCCTTGCTCTGCTTCCTGTCATCGGTTTGCTAGGTGAAGGACTTAGCGGCGTGAGCAACGGCAATGCCAGCCTCAGACCGGATGGTCTGCTCCAGATCCGCGGAACTGTGTTGCTGCTGTTGGGCACCAGCCTGATGGGAGGCGTGATCGGAACCGCCAACGGCTGGCTGCTGGCGAACTGCCGTTTCCCAGGCCGGCGCTGGCTGCGAATTGCCCAGCTGCTACCACTGGCTAATCCGTCGTATCTACTGGCGGCGACTCTTGTGGATATCGGCAGTCTGGAAGGAATCACCATCAACGGGATGGGATGGGGAATCGTGGTGATGTCGCTGACCACCTACCCCTACGTCTTCCTGTTAAGCACAGAAAGCTTCACCATCTGCGGACGCCGGCAACTGGAAGCCTGCCGTTCGCTGGGAGTGGGTCCTTGGAACAGTTTCCGGCGGATTGCACTGCCCATGGCACTGCCGGCGATCGGTGCTGGCATTGCCCTTATGGGCATGGAGGTTTTGAATGAATATGGCGCCGTGCAACTGCTCGGCATTCCCAGTCTTTCGGCTGGAATTATCGAGGCCTGGAGAATCGAGGGCAATCCCGCTGGTGCTGTGGGTCTTGCTCTGATCACTCTCTGCATCGTGATGTTGCTTCTATTCGGCGAACGCAGACTGCGCAGCCGCAGCCGCCGCTGGTCTGAAGGAGTTGCAGGAGGAGAGTCTCCTGCATGGATGCTGAGCGGCGGTCGGGCCTTTGCAGCCCAAATACTGGGAGCTGTTCCTCCCCTGATCACGCTTGGCATTCCACTGTTGTGGGGCGCAATGAACTGGCAGCAGTTGGCCACCGGCCTGACACCCGAATTGCTGCTGCTCACCCTGCGCACTTTGGGCCTCGCACTGGCAGCGACCCTGCTGGCGGGCCTGGCCGCAATGTTGCTGGCCATTGCCAAACGCTGGAGTCCTGCCAAATGGCTCAGAGGTGTGACTTTTCTGGCGGGTATGGGCTACGCCATTCCAGGGGCAGTTCTGGCTTTGGCTCTGCTGGTGATCGGCGGACCCTGGCAGCTCTCTCCAATTCTTCTCCTGCTCTGGGGATACAGCGATCGCTTCCTCGCAGTGAACAAGGGTGGCATTGATGCAGCGCTGGAACGACTCTCCCCCAGCCTTGACGAAGCAGCAACAGGGCTGGGCTTGCGATGGCCGGCCGTGCTCAGGAGGGTTCATCTGCCGCTTCTACGAGGCCCGATCCTTGTTGGCAGCCTGCTGGTGTTCGTGGACACCGTGAAGGAACTGCCGCTCACATTCGCGCTGCGACCTTTTGATTTCGACACGCTTGCTGTGAGAGTTTTTCAGTACGCAGGTGATGAACGACTCGCCGCTGCGGTTTGGCCTGCACTGATGATCCTGATCCTCGGCCTGATTGCTTCATCAGCTCTGGTGCCCCGATTGGATCGTGATACGGAGTAG
- a CDS encoding esterase-like activity of phytase family protein, which yields MSTLWAVAVVVAVVVVVDVVVDVAVVMMFQSTLVPKNMMAAALPALPSPALALPCPLAAGWELIRNIELPDRGLDGDRVGGFSAVAYQRKEDRLWLLSDATRGYLVSFTGLSRLLKGEQASLQGGRRLLLRGREGLPLQAEFDGEGLVLIGQQIWIVSEGRRRPERRARLQSYNLLNGRLQSEVPLLGSWQERGGQGLAANKGPEALTQMASGDLVMAAEAPLIQDKAQQGKDWVRFARLRIGADHRLEPHGGVEIGPAGAAAIRKLGLTELLAVGEGPAVLVLLRSFDLPAGWSAHLQILRLPGSDSPSAPPIQALQSWDLLANGLPPANWEGMAWGPAMRDGRIPLLLVSDDGFHPFQSSWLSVLAPQRGPDCVPNRFAF from the coding sequence TTGTCGACTTTGTGGGCCGTGGCCGTGGTCGTGGCCGTGGTCGTGGTCGTGGACGTGGTCGTGGACGTTGCTGTGGTGATGATGTTCCAATCGACCTTGGTACCTAAAAACATGATGGCCGCAGCCTTGCCAGCTTTGCCATCGCCAGCACTGGCACTTCCATGCCCTCTGGCAGCTGGCTGGGAGTTGATTCGCAACATTGAACTCCCAGACAGAGGGTTGGATGGAGATCGTGTTGGTGGCTTCTCTGCTGTGGCCTATCAGCGCAAGGAGGACCGTCTCTGGTTGCTGAGCGACGCAACCAGGGGCTACTTGGTGTCTTTCACTGGTCTCAGCCGCCTACTGAAAGGTGAGCAGGCATCCCTGCAAGGTGGTCGACGTCTGCTGTTGAGGGGGCGAGAGGGGTTACCTCTGCAGGCTGAATTTGATGGTGAGGGGCTGGTGCTTATTGGCCAGCAGATCTGGATTGTCAGCGAGGGGCGCCGACGCCCAGAAAGAAGGGCAAGACTTCAGAGTTACAACCTCTTGAATGGACGCCTGCAGAGCGAGGTTCCTCTACTTGGCTCCTGGCAAGAGAGAGGGGGGCAGGGCCTTGCTGCCAACAAAGGGCCTGAAGCTCTCACGCAAATGGCATCCGGTGATCTGGTCATGGCAGCCGAGGCCCCACTGATTCAGGACAAGGCTCAGCAGGGCAAGGACTGGGTGCGGTTCGCTCGTTTGCGCATCGGTGCAGATCATCGGCTTGAGCCCCATGGGGGGGTTGAGATCGGACCCGCGGGTGCTGCGGCAATTCGCAAGCTGGGCTTGACCGAACTGCTGGCCGTGGGAGAAGGCCCAGCAGTTCTGGTGCTACTGCGCAGTTTTGACTTGCCTGCAGGGTGGTCTGCCCATCTCCAGATTCTGCGTCTACCAGGAAGTGATTCACCTTCGGCTCCGCCGATTCAAGCGTTGCAAAGCTGGGATCTGCTGGCCAATGGTCTGCCACCAGCCAACTGGGAGGGGATGGCCTGGGGGCCAGCGATGCGAGACGGACGAATTCCTCTGCTGCTGGTGAGTGATGATGGTTTTCATCCTTTTCAGAGCAGCTGGCTGTCGGTTCTGGCTCCGCAGCGTGGGCCGGATTGTGTGCCCAATCGTTTCGCCTTCTGA
- a CDS encoding cation diffusion facilitator family transporter, which yields MEHHHHSNVHDHVHDHDHGHDHGHGPQSRQAFRWTVLLNASLSGLQIAVGIAFGSIALIGDALHNVGDVMGLLLGWGAESLSQKPARGRFSYGFGRSTQLAAVANAVLILMASAVVCVESIQRFRQPELVVAWPVAIAAGAGLVVNLVSARLFGSDHHGDLNRRAAALHLLGDAAVSAAVLLSALVTSITRWTWIDPLTGLGVGLSVGWLGIMLLRDGLAELMDEVPHRIDPAAVLADLQAMPGVQGVHHLHIWSIGGTRVALTVHLQRDACLSDQDPELLSGVRQAMHHKGIEHCTVQLEELDEDCGESLS from the coding sequence TTGGAACATCATCACCACAGCAACGTCCACGACCACGTCCACGACCACGACCACGGCCACGACCACGGCCACGGCCCACAAAGTCGACAAGCATTCCGCTGGACGGTTCTGCTCAATGCCAGCCTGAGTGGCTTGCAGATCGCCGTGGGAATTGCCTTCGGATCGATCGCATTGATCGGCGATGCCCTACACAACGTCGGCGACGTGATGGGACTCCTGCTGGGCTGGGGAGCGGAGAGCCTGAGCCAGAAACCTGCCAGGGGGCGGTTTAGTTATGGCTTCGGCCGCTCCACCCAGCTGGCAGCCGTCGCCAACGCCGTTTTAATCCTGATGGCCTCCGCCGTGGTCTGCGTGGAGTCCATCCAGCGGTTCCGACAACCGGAGCTTGTAGTGGCATGGCCGGTCGCCATTGCCGCAGGCGCTGGCCTTGTCGTGAACCTGGTCTCCGCCCGCCTGTTCGGTTCAGATCACCATGGTGATCTGAACCGCCGAGCTGCTGCTCTTCACCTGCTCGGGGATGCAGCGGTCTCAGCGGCGGTGCTGCTGAGCGCCTTGGTGACCTCCATCACCCGCTGGACATGGATTGATCCCCTCACAGGTCTTGGAGTCGGCCTAAGCGTGGGATGGCTGGGGATCATGTTGTTGCGCGATGGCCTCGCCGAGCTGATGGATGAAGTTCCCCATCGGATTGATCCAGCCGCCGTTTTGGCCGATCTGCAAGCAATGCCAGGGGTGCAGGGAGTCCATCATCTGCATATTTGGTCCATCGGTGGAACGCGTGTGGCCCTTACTGTTCACCTGCAGAGGGATGCATGCCTGAGCGATCAGGATCCCGAGCTACTGAGCGGGGTTCGCCAGGCAATGCACCACAAAGGCATCGAGCACTGCACAGTTCAGCTTGAGGAGCTTGATGAAGACTGCGGAGAATCACTCAGCTGA
- a CDS encoding lysylphosphatidylglycerol synthase domain-containing protein translates to MLKRFRSLPSLKLPGGLKLWITLLTLGFVGWALAGHAVGLRSLSITTQGWWWLVLALGLSWLSLLVNAGAWQMLVDWLGHGTGSIPLLPLYLSSNLLKYLPGGVWHFLQRVRALGPSIGTGPALVSVLLEPMLMAVAALLWVPFGGWQNGLALLAPLPALLLLPRWREPLLCRLERSRLRQLNRSDATLASLPPLEELGSGRKDYPWAPLMAELVFIASRFSGFWCCIQVFGLTPVLPMGSWMAAFALAWATGLVVPAAPGGLGVFEAVLLLRLGSSVPEAALLAVALSYRLVVTLADLLAAAGVKMDRVIALRVTQLSDSPQSSSSSSS, encoded by the coding sequence ATGCTGAAGCGTTTCAGATCCCTGCCTTCACTGAAGCTCCCGGGAGGGCTGAAGCTGTGGATCACCCTGCTAACGCTTGGATTTGTGGGCTGGGCGCTGGCTGGTCATGCCGTGGGACTGCGCTCGCTGTCGATCACAACGCAAGGCTGGTGGTGGCTTGTGTTGGCCCTCGGCCTCAGTTGGCTGAGCTTGCTCGTGAATGCGGGCGCTTGGCAGATGCTCGTGGATTGGCTGGGACATGGCACGGGCTCAATACCGCTGCTGCCTCTGTATCTGAGCAGCAATCTGCTCAAGTACCTGCCCGGCGGGGTGTGGCACTTCCTTCAGCGTGTGCGGGCTTTGGGGCCTTCGATCGGGACGGGGCCCGCACTCGTGTCCGTCTTGCTCGAGCCGATGTTGATGGCGGTGGCGGCCCTGCTCTGGGTGCCCTTCGGTGGTTGGCAGAACGGACTGGCCTTGCTGGCGCCCCTGCCTGCTCTGCTCCTGCTTCCACGCTGGAGAGAGCCCTTGCTTTGCAGGCTTGAACGCAGTCGTTTGCGCCAACTCAACCGCTCCGACGCCACTCTGGCCTCCCTGCCTCCCCTGGAAGAGCTGGGAAGTGGCCGCAAGGATTACCCCTGGGCTCCACTGATGGCGGAGCTGGTGTTCATCGCTTCACGCTTCTCCGGTTTTTGGTGCTGCATTCAGGTCTTTGGGCTGACCCCGGTGCTGCCGATGGGCAGCTGGATGGCAGCCTTTGCCCTGGCCTGGGCCACAGGGCTTGTGGTTCCCGCTGCTCCAGGGGGGCTTGGTGTATTCGAGGCGGTTCTGCTGCTGCGCCTGGGTTCTTCCGTGCCGGAGGCAGCACTCCTCGCCGTGGCACTCAGTTATCGCCTCGTGGTCACTCTTGCGGATCTGCTGGCTGCGGCAGGAGTGAAAATGGATCGTGTGATCGCCCTGCGCGTAACTCAGCTGAGTGATTCTCCGCAGTCTTCATCAAGCTCCTCAAGCTGA